Below is a window of Pithys albifrons albifrons isolate INPA30051 unplaced genomic scaffold, PitAlb_v1 scaffold_45, whole genome shotgun sequence DNA.
GGGGTGACACTTTGATTTATGTCCTGCAGGTGACACGTCCTttgtgccctgcaggtgacacgtcctgtgtgccctgcaggtgacacGTCCCttgtgccctgcaggtgacactTTGTGCCCTGGGGCTGACATGTCCTGTGTGCCCTGGGGTGACACgtcctgtgtgccctgcaggtgacactTTGATTTGTGTCTTGCAGGTGACACGTTCTttgtgccctgcaggtgacacGTCCCttgtgccctgcaggtgacactttgtgccctgcaggtgacatGTCCTGTGTGCCCTGGGGTGACACgtcctgtgtgccctgcaggtgacactTTGATTTGTGTCTTGCAGGTGACACGTCCTttgtgccctgcaggtgacatgtcctgtgtgccctgcaggtgacacGTCCTGTGTGCCCTGGGGGTGACACGTCCTGTGTGCCCTGCACGTGACACTTTCCTTTGTGCCCTGGGGGTGACACGCCCTTTATGCCCTGCGGGTGACACTTTGTACCCTGCAGGTGACACGTCCTTTGTACCCTGCAGGTGACACGTCCTttgtgccctgcaggtgacactTTCATttgtgccctgcaggtgacgCGTCCTTTGTGCCTTGCAGGTGACACGCCCTTTGTGCCCCGCAGGTCCCACTCGCTCCCAGTTCCCTCCCtaatttccccctttcccctcccactcccactCCAGCCCTGTCTAATTCCTGTACCCCCCCTATTTATCCTGTGGGGCTCTAATTCCTGTACCCCTTTTTATCCTCTGGGGCTCTAAATCCTCTAACCCTCTTTATATCCTATTGGGCTTTAAATCCTGTATTCCCCTTTTTATCCCATGGGGCTCCAATTCCTGTATCCCCCTTTTTATCCTATGGGTCTCCAATTCCTGTATCCCCCTATTTACCCCACTGCAGTTCCAAAGTGGGATAATTCCCAGCAAAAATTCCAGTCCTGGGACTATTTAGTCAATTTTAAGTGTGACTCCACCCCCCCTAAAATCCACAGTTTTGTTTTACCACACCCAGTGCTTTGGGATATCCAGCATTAAATCCCAAGGGAGCTGCCCACAATCCCTGAGTACAGTTTGGACCCCTGGGATGGATAGAAATGGCAAAGTGTCCATGTGGGTCATGCAGGAGCAACGAGGATCCCCCTGTGGAAGTGACACCTTCAGACGTCAGGGGATCTTGTGCTGTCCCTGAGCAACATCCCGAGACCCATCCCAGGGAAAAcctggagctgtgtctgtgggaaTGGATAAAGATGTGCCTGTTGGAGACTCTCCTGTGGTTGTGTGCCTGGAGATGATTTCCTGCAGACACAAGGGGTCACTCCAGGGTTTGTGGCTCTGTGGGCATTATGGGATGTGAGTTTAGTTGTTCAGCTCCTGTTCTCTCTTCTCACTTGTTGTGGTCTGACCTTATCGATCATTAAAGTGtaattatcacagaatcatagaatggattgggttggaaaagacctccaagatcatcaagtccaacccttggtccaactccagtccctttaccagatcatggcactcagtgccacggccaagctcagctgaaaaacctccagggatggggaatccaccccctctctgggcagcccattccaatccctgagcactctctctgcaaagaatttccttctgatctccaacttcaatttcccctggcagagcttgagcccatcgtgcccccttgtcctattgctgagtgcccgggagaagagaccaacccccagctggccagaacttcccttcaggcagttccagacagtgctgaggccacctctgagcctcctcttctccaggctaaacacccccagctccctcagcctctccccacagcacttgtgctccagtcccttctccagcctcattgctcttctctggccccgctccagcccctcaagatccttcctgagctgaggggcccagaactgaacacaacactcaaggtgtggcctccccaaggcagagtccaggggaagggtcactgccctgggcctgctggccacgctagtttggatccaggatATCTTGACCCAAGACTTGCAGCGACTCCCACTGGCAGGAATCTCTCCCTGGTGAAGGACCTGAGACATTTGCTGCAACAAGCCCAAGAAAAAGGGCAAAAGCCTCcgatttctgttccttttcatgtgacaccaccattctataattctctttcattccattattccatgattctgtggctCCAGGAATCTGTGATTCCATAATCCTCTGATTTGGTGATTTAATGATTTTATTCTTCCatgattccataattccatgattctgccattctgtgatttcctgattctgtgattccatgtttTCATTGATCCTTGATTctaattccatgattctgtgattccataattcTCTGATTTTGTGATTCAATAATTTCATACttccatgattctgtaattccatgATTTTGTGTTCCCTAATTCTCTGATTCCGTGTTTTCATCGTTCTGTGATCCTGATCccataattccatgattctctgattccatgattctgtcaTTCCAAGTTTTCATTGTTCCATGATTCTTCCATAATtccacaattctgtgattccatgatttcctGGCtcaatgattccatgattccagaCTCAatgattccataattccatGACTCAACGATTCTAAGATTCCATGACTCAACAATTCCAAGATTCCATGACTCAACGATTCCAAGATTTCATGACTCaacgattccatgattccatgactcaATGATTCCAAGATTCCACAATTCCACAACCACGGGTATGACTCTGTTCCATCACTTTTTGGGGGTTCCAGAAGAAACCACCAAAAATAATCCGCGCTCCAAGAAATCCTGGGAGCTCCATAaaccaggagcagggacagggagcaaaTCCAAAGCGGGGGTGGGGGTTAAATGAAGTTTATTATGGACTATTAGAACTattccagggtgctccaaggcccatccaacctgaccttggacactcccagggatggggcagccacagctgctctgggaattccatcccagccaggaattccttcccaatatcccacctgacacattccctgtgtcctgtccctccatcccttgtccccagtccctctccagctctcctggagccccttcaggctctggaagtGGCTCCAAgttctccctggatccttctcttctccagctggacATTCTCAGCTCTCCCACTTTGGGAATTCCAGGATTTGGGATCCTTTTCACTCCCATTTTGAGAATTCCAGGATTTGGGATCCTTTTCACTCCCCCTTTGGGAATTCCAGGATTTTGGGGACCATTTTCCTTCCCAGTTTGAGGCTCCTGGGAGTTTTGGGGGATCCTTTTCACCCCCCGTTTGGGATTCTGAGAATTTCTGGGGATCCTTTTCCACCCCAGTTTGAGGGTCCCAGGGGTGTTCAGGAAAGAATCGTGGAAAGAGCAGTTTATTAATTAGTGATTATTAATTAGGCCTTCTGAGCCTGAGGGTTGGTCTTGgagtcatggaatgggttgggtgggaagggacctgaaagatcctGGAATTCCATTCCTGAcatctcccaccatcccagggtgctccttggacactccccgggatggaacagccacagattctctgggaattccatcccagccaggaattccatcccagccaggaattccttcccaggaTCCCACCTAacacattccctgtgtcctgtccctctatCCCTggtcccaagtccctctccagctctcctggagcccctttgggttctggaaggggctctcaggtccccCTGGagtttcccttctccaggtggacattcccagcattcccagcctggctccaaaggggctccagccctcgGATGATCCTGGAGACCTTTTCCAACCTCATGGATTCCACGATCCCACATTTGGGGGCTGGTTTTGGATTCCACGATCCCACATCTGGGGGCTGTTTTTCCTCCAGGAACATCCTTCGATCCATGGGAAAGTCAGAGAGCACCTGCTGGGGAGATCACTGATCAATATTGGTCCTGTATTGATCCGGTATCGGCCCAGTACCAGTTAGGGATCGATCCGGGATTGGTCTATAACTGATCCAGTACCAAATCAGCACCACAATCCAGCACCAATCCCACATTGATCAGGTATCAGTCCAGTTATTGATCCAGCACGGATCAGGTATCAGTCCAGTTATTGATCCATCATCGAGCCAGTGTTGATCCAGCATCAATCCAGCACAGATCCAGTATCAGTCCAGTATTGATCCAGTATTGGTCTGGTATCAGTCCAGTTATTGATCCAGCAGCAAACTGACATCGCTCTGGCATTGATCTGGTATCAGTCCAGTATTGATCCAGCACGGATCCGGTATCAGTCCAGTATTGATCCAGCACGGATCCGGTATCAGCCCATTATTGATCCATCATCAAGCCAGTGTTAATCAGCATCAATCCAGCAAAGATCCGGTATTGGTCCAGTATTGACCCAGCACAGATCCAGTATCAGTCCAGTATCGATCCAGCACAGATCTGGTATCAGTCCTGTATTGATCCATCATCAAGCCAGTGTCAATCCAGTATCAATCCAGCACAGATTCAGTATCAGTCCAGTATTGATCCAGTATTAATACGGTATCAGTCCAGTATTAATCCATTATCAAGCCAGTGTTAATCCAGTATCGATCCAGCACAGATCCAGTATCAGTCCAGTATTGATCCAGCACAGATTCAGTATCAGTCCAGTACTGATCAAGCACAGATCCGGTATCAGTCCAGTATCAATCCAGCATAGGTCTGGAATCAGTCCAGTATCAATCCAGCATGGATCTGGTATCAATCCCCTCATTGCCAGGGCAGAGACTGGGACAGGGGGGCCCAGGTGTGTGGGGCAGAgtctggggggcactggggggtaGGAGGGGGATGCCATTGGCCCAGTGTCGCCTCTCAGGTGTGTGGGGCAGAGTTCCTGAGGCCTTGGGGGCCCAGGGGGAATCGGTCACTGTGGGGTCACCATGAGTCCACAAGGGGCTACTGTGGCCACAAAGTTTCCTTATTCCCACCAAAATGGGCTGGGGGGAGCACGGGGGGACCCTGGgacctgtggggcagggactttgggggcacctggggacactggggacactggggatgGCTCCATGGAGTCCTTGGGGACTATCCCTGGAGGTCCCTGTCCCCCCCAAACTGGGGGCTGCCCCATGTTCCCCCCATGCAGACACCACATGGAGGGCACAGGCAGCTTTATTGGAAGctttggaggggaggggagagggcaTAGAAGGAGACCCCAAagtgtggggcagggggatGCCAAAGGGTGGGGCAGGGGGACCCcaaagggtgggcagggcccCCCCTGGATAGGGGGGCTGAGTTTATGGGGGAGTGAGGCACAAGCTGAGGTTGGGGGGCTGCCCTATAGACTGTGCATCTCTAGAGGGGGGGCTGCCCCACACATTGTGCATAAATGAGGGGGGGCTACCTCATGGGGGGATTAGGGGGCTGCCCTATAGACTGTGCATCTCTAGAGGGGGGGCTGCCCCAAGGAAGGGTTGGGGGGCTGCCCCTTGGGGGACACATAGCTGGGTTTGTGGGGCTGCCCCATATATTGTGCGTATCAGGGGAAGACTGCCCCAAGGAGGGGTTGGGGGGCTGCCCCATGGAGAGGATGGGGGGCTGCCCGATAGAGAGGTTGGGGGGCTGCCCCCTGGACTGTCAGTTTCTAGAGGAGGGGCTGCCCCATAGAGGAGGGTTGGGGGGCTGCTCCAAAATGTGTGCGTACCTATGTGCtgtgggggggttggggggctgCCCCATAGACTGTGCATAACTAGGGCGGGGGCTGCCCCACAGAGGAGTTGGGGGGCTGCCCCACAGTGTGTGCGTACCtagaggaggggctgtgctaTGGGGTTGCTGTTTGGGGGGCTGCCCAATGGGGATTGCATAGCTGGGGTTGGGGGGCTGCCCCATAGACTGTGCATATCTAGAGAAGGGGGGCTGCCCCATAGAAGGGTTGGGGGGCTGACCTATAGACTGTGCGTATCTAAAGGGGGGGCTGCCCCACAGAGGGGTTGTGGAGCTGCCCCATAGAGGAGTTGGGGGGTTGCCCCATTGACTGTGTGTAACTAGAGAGGAGGCTGCCCCATGGAAGGGTTGGGGGGCTGCCCCATGGACTGTGCACACCTGGGGGGGAGTGGCTGACACCAtagagggggcagagctggagtgtAGGGCTGCCCCATAGACTGGGTGTATCTAAAGGGGGGGCTGCCCAAGGAGAGGCTGGGGGGCTGCCCTATAGACTGTGCATATCTAAAGGGGGGCTGCCCCATAGTAGGGTTGGGAGCCTGCCCCACAGTGTGTGCACACCAGGGGGGGACTGGCTGCACcacagagggggcagagctggagtgtGGGGCTGCCCCATAGATTGTGCGTATCTAAAGGGGAGGTTGCCCCATAGCAGGGTTGCAGGGCTGCCCTATAGACTGTGCGTATCTAAAGGGGGGGCTGCCCCATAGCAGAGGTTGGGGGTTGCCCTATAGACTGTGCAAATCTAAAGGGGGGGCTGCCCCATAGCAGGGTTGGGGGGCTGCCCTATAGAGTGTGCATGGCTGGGGTTAGGGGGCTGCCCCATAGCAGGTTGGGGGGCTGCCCCATAGCAGGCTAGGGGGCTGCCCCATAGATGGGTTGGGGGCTGCTCCATAGCAGGGTTAGGGGGCTGCCCCATAGATGGGTTAGGGGGCTGCCCCATAGCAGGTTGGGGGGCTGCCCCAGGGTTAGGGGGCTGCCCCACAGATGGGTTGGGGGGGCTGCCCCATAGCAGGGGGTCCCTCACACGGCCTCCTGTGCCCGCCGGTACTCGAAGACGCTCCCACGCTCGGCGAAGGTTTGGGGGGGTCTCGAGGGGGCCGGGGGAGCCCAGaggtcctgggggtcctggagggCCGGGGGgaccccctcagccccctcctcaGGGGGGCCGAAGCCCCCCCCGCCAGGGGTCAGCAGGCGGAACACGTCCTGGGGGAGGGAAATGGGGGTcagggggtgtttggggtgGGCTCACCCCGAAATCCACGGACACCGAGGTCAGTGTGAGACCCCCAGGTTGGGGGGTGTCAGGGGGTGGTgaggaggtttgggggggggTATTTTGGGGTTCAATAGGGGTTTTAGGGGGGTCTCACACCGAGCTCTTGCCCCCCAGGTTGGGGGGTGTCAGGGGATGGTGAGGAGTTTTGGGGTGTGGTTTGGGGTTCAGGGGACTTTAGGGGGTCTCACACCGAGTTCTTGTCCCCCAGGTTAGGGGGTGTCAGGGGATGGTGAGGAGGTTTGGGAGGTATTTTGGGGAGCAGGGGGGTTTTTAGGTGGGGGTCTCACCCCTGGCTCCACCGACACCGAGCTCTTGCCCCCAGGTTGGGGTTGTCAGGGGATGCAGGGGTAGttttggggtgcaggggggttTTAGGGGGGGCCTCACCCCTGGCTCCACAGACACCGAGCTCTTGCCCCCCAGGTTGATGGTTCTGCCGTCCCGGCGAAGCAGCAGATTCAGCCCCGGGGCCCCGGGGAGACCCCCTGGGGGGGCAAGAGGGGGGTCAGGGGGGGTCTGGAGGGTTTCAGGAGGTCAGGGGGGGTCTGAGAGGATCTCGGGGGGTCAGGGGGGACCGAGAGGATCTTGGGGGGTCAGAGGGGACCGAGAGGATCTCGGGGGGTTAGGGGGGTCTGGAGGGTCTCAGGGGGTCAGGGGCATCCGGGAGGATCTCGGGGGGTAAGGGGGACCCGGGAGGATCTCGGGGGGGtcaagggggtccaggaggatcTGAGGGAGTTGGAGGATCATGTGCAGTGATGGCTTCCTTGGGGGTCTCTGATGGTCCCAGAGGAGGGTCTGGGGGCATCAGGGGGTTCTCTGGGTGCCCTGAAGGTCCTGGGGGTCTGGGGTGGCTGGTGGGGGCCATGGAGGGGTTGATGGGTgccctgggggtcccaggggtctGGGGTGGCTGGTTGGGGGCCATGGGGGGTGATGGGGaccctgggggtcccggggggctGTGGAGACCCCCCTCACCGGCCATGCCATGGGGGCCCTGGAGGTGTGATGGgtgccctgggggtcctggggggctgtggggacccCCCTCACTGGCCATGCCatgggggccctgggggtcccaTGGGTGccctgggggtcccggggggctGTGGGCACCCCCCTCACCGGCCATGCCGTAGGGCCGCGTGGCGCGGCGCTCGCTCAGCACCGACAGCACCGTCGCCCGTCGGAACAGCAGCTCCCGGACCACCCCGTCACCCCCGCGGAACCGCCCGgagccccccgagcccccccgGAGCTCGAACCGCTGCAGCACCACCGGGTAcctggggaggggacatggggagtgGGGGGTCAGTCAggggacccccagaaccccctCCAAGCCCCCAACCCACCTCCAAGACCCCCAAtcctccccagagccccccagctcccccagagcCGAGCCCTCCAACTTCCCCCCCCCAGAGCCCCGAGCTCGAACTGCCGCAGCACCAcgtggggaggggacacggaggggGGGCCCTCAGGgcacccccaaatcctcccagagccccccaaactCTTCCCGAGCCCCCTAACCCTCCCCGAAGCTCCTAAACCCCCCGAGCCACCCCGAGCTAGAACTGCCGCAGCACCAcgtggggaggggacacggggagaTCCCTCAGGgcatccccaaatcctcccagagccccccaaactCTTCCCGAGCCCCCAACCCACCCTCGAGACCCCCAACCCTTCTCAGAGCCCCCAAATTCCCCAAGTCCCTCCCCGAGCTCGAATTGTCACAGCACCACCGAGTACCTGGgtggggggacacggggggaccCTCAGGgcacccccaaatcctcccagAGCCCCCAACCCCTTCACCCTCTCAGCACTATCGGGTACCTGGTGGGGGAGGACAGGGGGATCCATCACGGCACCCTCGGACCCACAGCAACCCTGACAGACCCCCATAGTCCCCTAAacgccccccagccccccaaaattcccccagcaccctccctacctccaggaccccccagcagccccccccccacaccccaGCACCCATCGGGGGGCCACCCAGTACCCCCTGGAAGCCCCCACGCCACTCCCGGTCCCCCCTCAGAATCCCCCCAGGCCCTCCCAGGAGCCCCCCCGGACCCCCCAGACCCACCGGAGCTCCAGGATCTCGGGGTCGGTGATGCGGGTGTTGGTCATGTGGGTGTGGACCCCGCTGCGACCCCCCCCAGTggggcccggccccggcgcccCCCGCCACCGTCTCGTAGTACCCGCCCCGCTCCGAGCCGAACGTCACGTTGTTCATGCAGCCCTGGGGGGTCGGGGGGGTCAGGGGGACCCCCAAACCCGGGGAGACATCGGGACCCCCCCCCCGACCCCCAGTCACGTTGTTcatgcagctctgggggtcaGGGGGACCCCCAAACCTGGGGAGACATCGGGACCCCACCCCCGACCCCCAATCACGTTGTTCGTGCAGCCCTGGGGAGTTGGGGGGGGGTCAAGGGGACTCCCAAACCTGAGGGAGAAACCGGGGCCCCCAAACCTGGTGGGGGACACGGAGATCCCCAAACCTGGGGGGACACCAAGACCCCCAAACTCCAGATCTCTGGGACCCCCATCCCCAGCACCCCCAAACCTGAGGGACCCCCGACCCCCAATCACGTTGTTCATGCAGCCctgggggggctgagggggggGTCAGGGGGACCCCCAAACCTGGGGAGACATCGGCTCCCCCCCCCCCGACCCCCAATCACGTTGTTCGTGCAGCCCTGGGGGGTT
It encodes the following:
- the OPLAH gene encoding 5-oxoprolinase isoform X2 translates to MTNTRITDPEILELRYPVVLQRFELRGGSGGSGRFRGGDGVVRELLFRRATVLSVLSERRATRPYGMAGGLPGAPGLNLLLRRDGRTINLGGKSSVSVEPGDVFRLLTPGGGGFGPPEEGAEGVPPALQDPQDLWAPPAPSRPPQTFAERGSVFEYRRAQEAV